The following proteins come from a genomic window of Myroides odoratus DSM 2801:
- the folB gene encoding dihydroneopterin aldolase, translating to MGIIRLNNIRTFSFHGCMPEEAKIGSEYRVDVTAAGNFRDAAATDQLVHAVDYVQLNQIVKEEMDKRSNLLETVVQRIIDRVLLEIKLVDKVTVAVSKINPPIGGDVEYVTVEMQGVR from the coding sequence ATGGGGATTATTAGACTCAACAATATCAGAACATTTTCGTTCCATGGCTGTATGCCAGAAGAAGCAAAAATCGGGTCAGAATACCGTGTAGATGTAACAGCTGCAGGGAATTTTAGAGATGCTGCAGCAACAGATCAGTTGGTACATGCGGTTGACTATGTGCAGTTGAACCAAATTGTCAAAGAAGAAATGGACAAGCGTTCGAATCTATTAGAAACAGTTGTACAACGAATTATTGACCGCGTACTGTTAGAAATAAAGCTCGTAGACAAAGTAACGGTGGCCGTTTCAAAAATTAACCCACCAATTGGCGGAGATGTAGAATACGTAACTGTTGAAATGCAAGGAGTTAGATAG
- a CDS encoding DUF6327 family protein, with protein MRKSYSSFEQINQDLQILRIEREIHYQKINLAFDELKEDVAPQNLIKNTLGSAGSLLRNSGGIQTLLVTSILKYFIRKFRK; from the coding sequence ATGAGAAAGAGTTATTCCTCCTTTGAGCAAATTAATCAAGATTTACAGATTTTACGTATTGAAAGGGAGATCCATTATCAGAAAATTAATTTGGCTTTTGACGAATTGAAAGAAGATGTGGCGCCACAAAATCTAATTAAAAACACATTGGGTTCGGCTGGATCGCTATTGCGAAACTCTGGTGGTATACAGACCTTACTTGTAACGTCTATTTTGAAGTATTTCATTCGAAAGTTTAGAAAATAA
- the rnr gene encoding ribonuclease R: protein MAKKIKHKKKKQFDFSNKILKFLGKNPSKSYNYKQVAAQLEVVDTQGRNEIIKELKFLLSKTLIEEVELGKYRFVPKANYVEGHIDMTSKKTAYLVSEELEEDVFIPTNNLNKALDGDLVKAYIYNKRKGRKPEGEVVEVLERHRTQFVGVIDIQKNFAFVTTADAKMYTDIFIPKDKFLGAQPGDVVLVDLEDWPEKADSPFGKVVKVLGKQGEHNTEIHAILAEYGLPNEFPKEVEEFANKLDTSIQEEEVAKRRDMREVLTFTIDPKDAKDFDDALSFQTLENGNYEIGIHIADVSHYVREGTILDDEAFHRATSVYLVDRTVPMLPEVLSNFACSLRPHEDKYTFSAVFEMNAKGELVNSWFGRTVTHSDQRMAYEEAQYIIETQDRTVPESISITGEVQEISEEVAHAVLTLNKLAHILRQKRMKAGAISFDKVEVKFNLNSESEPVGVFFKEAKDANHLIEEFMLLANRKVSEFIGKQKKTFVYRIHDEPDQDKLFGLQAIISRFGHSLNFKSRDTISKSLNELLKNVQGKKEQNLVDTLAIRSMSKASYSTQNIGHYGLAFDYYSHFTSPIRRYPDVMAHRLLEFYLHGGNSVNAEEYETKCKHCSAMENLAANAERDSIKYMQVKYMQDQKDKAFTGVISGVTEWGIYVEIIENKCEGMVRIREIKEDYYVYDEKQYALIGQATHNTLQLGDTVVVSVKNADLVKKQLDFNYIQKLS, encoded by the coding sequence ATGGCAAAAAAAATTAAACATAAAAAGAAAAAACAATTTGATTTTTCGAATAAGATTTTAAAATTTTTAGGAAAAAATCCTTCAAAATCTTATAACTATAAACAAGTGGCTGCCCAATTAGAAGTAGTAGATACCCAAGGCAGAAATGAAATTATTAAAGAACTTAAATTCTTACTTTCCAAAACCCTAATCGAAGAAGTTGAACTAGGGAAATATCGCTTTGTACCTAAAGCAAATTACGTAGAAGGTCATATTGATATGACAAGTAAAAAAACGGCGTATTTAGTTAGTGAGGAGTTAGAAGAAGATGTATTCATCCCAACGAACAATCTAAATAAAGCGTTGGATGGCGATTTAGTTAAGGCCTATATCTACAACAAGCGAAAAGGAAGAAAACCGGAAGGAGAAGTTGTGGAAGTTTTAGAACGCCACCGCACGCAATTTGTTGGAGTTATTGATATCCAGAAAAACTTTGCTTTTGTTACGACGGCAGATGCAAAAATGTATACAGATATCTTTATCCCGAAAGACAAGTTTTTAGGAGCACAACCAGGAGATGTTGTTTTGGTTGACTTAGAAGATTGGCCAGAAAAAGCAGATAGTCCGTTTGGTAAAGTAGTCAAAGTATTAGGAAAGCAAGGGGAACACAATACAGAAATCCACGCTATTCTAGCAGAATACGGATTACCCAATGAATTTCCGAAAGAAGTAGAGGAGTTTGCCAACAAACTAGACACTTCGATTCAAGAAGAAGAAGTAGCGAAACGCCGTGATATGCGTGAGGTATTAACCTTTACCATTGACCCAAAAGACGCGAAAGACTTTGATGATGCCTTGTCATTCCAAACGTTAGAAAACGGAAACTATGAGATTGGGATACACATTGCAGACGTATCACACTATGTACGTGAAGGTACAATCTTAGACGATGAAGCCTTTCACCGTGCTACTTCTGTGTATTTAGTGGATCGTACTGTTCCAATGTTACCGGAAGTATTATCGAATTTCGCATGTTCACTTCGACCACATGAAGATAAATATACTTTCTCAGCGGTGTTTGAGATGAATGCCAAAGGCGAGCTTGTCAATTCTTGGTTTGGTCGTACGGTAACACATTCAGATCAACGTATGGCCTATGAAGAGGCACAATACATCATCGAAACACAAGATCGCACCGTTCCAGAATCAATTTCTATTACTGGAGAAGTGCAGGAAATCAGTGAGGAAGTGGCACATGCTGTACTAACGCTGAATAAATTGGCGCATATTTTACGTCAAAAGCGAATGAAAGCAGGGGCTATATCATTTGATAAGGTCGAAGTAAAATTCAACTTAAACAGTGAAAGCGAACCTGTAGGTGTTTTCTTTAAGGAAGCGAAAGACGCCAATCACTTGATTGAGGAATTCATGTTATTAGCTAACCGCAAGGTGTCTGAATTCATAGGGAAACAGAAGAAAACATTTGTGTACCGTATTCACGATGAACCCGATCAAGATAAATTATTTGGTTTACAAGCGATAATTTCAAGATTTGGGCACTCGTTAAACTTTAAATCTCGAGATACAATTTCTAAATCATTAAATGAGCTGTTGAAAAACGTACAAGGGAAGAAGGAACAAAACTTGGTTGATACGTTAGCGATTCGAAGCATGAGTAAAGCGAGCTATTCGACTCAAAATATTGGACACTACGGTTTAGCATTCGATTACTATTCGCACTTTACATCGCCAATTCGTCGTTATCCAGACGTGATGGCTCATCGTTTATTGGAATTTTACCTACACGGCGGGAATTCAGTTAATGCGGAAGAGTATGAAACGAAATGTAAGCACTGTTCAGCGATGGAAAATCTAGCAGCCAATGCAGAGCGCGATAGCATCAAATACATGCAGGTTAAATACATGCAAGATCAAAAGGACAAAGCGTTCACTGGAGTTATCTCAGGCGTTACCGAATGGGGTATTTACGTGGAAATCATTGAAAATAAATGTGAAGGAATGGTGCGTATACGCGAGATCAAGGAAGATTATTATGTATACGATGAAAAACAATATGCACTAATCGGTCAAGCGACACACAACACCCTCCAATTGGGTGATACTGTTGTTGTTTCGGTTAAAAATGCAGATTTAGTAAAAAAACAATTAGACTTTAATTACATACAAAAACTAAGCTAA
- a CDS encoding glutamine--tRNA ligase/YqeY domain fusion protein: protein MSTKEKSLNFIEQIIEEDLKNGLPTEKLHFRFPPEPNGYLHVGHASSICLNFGLGLKYNAPVNLRFDDTNPSKEEQEFVDAIKYDVEWLGYQWANEVYASDYFQQLYDWAVRMIQEGKAYVDSQTSEEMAQQKGTPTVAGVNSPYRDRSVEENLDLFERMKKGEFAEGTHILRAKIDMAHTNMLMRDPIMYRIINKAHHRTQNDWCIYPMYDWAHGESDYLESISHSFCTLEFLPHRELYDWFLDQVVEEENIRPKQREFARRNLSHTVVSKRKLAKLVAEGHVTGWDDPRMSTISGLRRRGYTPASIRNYADTIGIAKRDNLIDVSLLEFCVREDLNKIAPRVMAVLDPVKLVITNYPEGQEEWLDAENNPEEEVMTFRTVPFSRELYIEREDFKEEANSKFFRLTLGKEVRLKNAYIIKGERVIKDEEGNITEIHVTYDPDSKSGSGTEASKRKVKGTIHWVSIPHAVEAEIRIYDRLFINENPDGNKEVDFLEFINPNSLSVIKGYLEPSLQEAKEGDKFQFQRMGYFCVDKDSTANHLVFNKTVGLRDTWAKLDQN, encoded by the coding sequence ATGTCAACAAAAGAGAAATCATTAAATTTTATTGAGCAAATCATTGAAGAAGATTTAAAAAATGGTTTGCCAACAGAAAAACTACATTTCCGTTTTCCGCCTGAGCCTAATGGTTATTTACACGTAGGTCATGCGAGTTCTATTTGTTTAAACTTTGGATTGGGATTAAAGTACAATGCGCCAGTAAACTTGCGTTTTGACGATACGAATCCCTCAAAAGAAGAACAGGAATTTGTTGACGCAATCAAATACGATGTAGAGTGGCTAGGATATCAATGGGCAAATGAAGTTTATGCCTCGGATTATTTCCAGCAATTATACGATTGGGCAGTACGCATGATCCAAGAAGGGAAGGCTTATGTAGATAGTCAGACTTCAGAGGAGATGGCCCAACAGAAAGGAACACCAACAGTAGCAGGGGTAAATAGCCCTTATAGAGATAGAAGTGTAGAAGAGAACCTTGATTTATTCGAGCGAATGAAAAAAGGGGAATTTGCAGAAGGAACCCATATTTTACGTGCTAAGATTGATATGGCACATACCAATATGTTAATGCGCGATCCTATTATGTACCGCATCATCAATAAAGCACACCACCGCACACAAAACGATTGGTGTATTTATCCGATGTACGACTGGGCACATGGAGAAAGTGATTACTTAGAAAGCATTTCACATTCCTTCTGTACGCTTGAGTTTTTACCTCACAGAGAATTATATGATTGGTTCTTAGATCAGGTGGTAGAGGAGGAGAATATCCGTCCAAAACAACGTGAATTTGCACGTAGAAACTTATCTCATACAGTTGTAAGTAAACGCAAATTAGCAAAACTAGTTGCTGAAGGTCATGTAACAGGATGGGATGATCCTAGAATGTCTACAATTTCGGGTTTAAGAAGAAGAGGATATACGCCAGCTTCAATCCGCAACTATGCTGATACAATCGGAATTGCAAAACGCGATAACTTAATTGATGTTTCATTGTTGGAATTCTGTGTTCGCGAGGATTTAAACAAAATCGCTCCACGTGTGATGGCGGTTCTAGATCCAGTGAAATTAGTTATTACAAACTATCCTGAAGGACAAGAAGAGTGGTTAGATGCAGAAAACAACCCGGAAGAAGAAGTAATGACATTCAGAACGGTTCCTTTTTCAAGAGAATTATACATCGAGAGAGAAGACTTTAAAGAAGAAGCAAATAGCAAATTCTTCCGTTTAACATTAGGAAAAGAAGTACGTCTTAAGAATGCTTATATCATCAAAGGAGAAAGGGTAATAAAAGATGAAGAGGGTAATATCACAGAGATTCACGTAACCTATGATCCAGACAGTAAAAGTGGAAGTGGAACAGAGGCAAGCAAACGAAAAGTAAAAGGAACGATTCACTGGGTTTCTATTCCACATGCAGTAGAAGCAGAGATTCGCATATACGATCGTTTGTTTATCAATGAAAATCCAGATGGAAATAAAGAAGTGGACTTCTTAGAATTCATCAATCCGAATTCGCTATCAGTAATCAAAGGATATTTAGAACCTAGTTTACAAGAAGCAAAAGAAGGAGATAAATTCCAATTCCAACGCATGGGATACTTCTGTGTAGACAAAGATAGTACAGCAAATCACCTTGTATTTAACAAGACTGTAGGGCTTAGAGATACTTGGGCTAAATTAGATCAGAACTAA
- a CDS encoding head GIN domain-containing protein has product MKKIALLFVALCGTIGFAQEVKEVGEFKRVNAFDKIELTLIPAKETKMEVSGSNTEEVTFVNKNGNLKIKMNFANSFQGGNTQVKLYYKELEEIIAEEGASIESKEVVKATNLTIHSKTGASVALKVEAEKLTVRSYTGGTISLTGKTNTQDILANAGATVYNEKLKSNQTTVTVNAGGIAKVNATDLVDAKTRAGGEIIIFGKPKKINEKVVMGGSIKKEN; this is encoded by the coding sequence ATGAAGAAAATTGCTTTATTATTTGTTGCACTTTGTGGAACTATCGGTTTTGCACAAGAAGTAAAAGAAGTAGGGGAGTTTAAGCGCGTAAATGCTTTTGACAAGATTGAGCTAACCTTAATTCCCGCGAAAGAAACAAAGATGGAGGTTTCCGGAAGTAATACAGAAGAAGTCACTTTTGTAAACAAAAATGGAAATCTAAAAATTAAAATGAATTTTGCCAACAGTTTCCAAGGGGGTAATACCCAGGTGAAATTGTATTATAAAGAGCTGGAGGAAATCATTGCAGAAGAAGGCGCTAGTATTGAGAGTAAAGAGGTTGTCAAAGCGACAAACTTAACGATTCACAGCAAAACGGGTGCTTCTGTAGCCTTAAAAGTAGAAGCTGAAAAATTAACGGTGAGAAGTTATACAGGGGGTACAATTAGCCTAACTGGAAAGACGAATACACAAGATATTTTAGCTAATGCTGGAGCTACGGTGTACAATGAGAAATTAAAAAGCAACCAAACCACTGTAACTGTAAATGCTGGTGGTATTGCCAAAGTAAATGCAACAGATTTAGTAGATGCTAAGACTAGGGCAGGAGGAGAAATTATCATCTTCGGCAAGCCTAAAAAAATAAATGAAAAGGTGGTAATGGGCGGTAGCATTAAGAAAGAGAACTAA
- a CDS encoding YtxH domain-containing protein encodes MSDRLGSTLAALVAGAAIGVGIGILFAPDEGKKTRKKIRRSFDESKDELSHKIDDLKKQVRSVVDRKSNSIEDGIEDFINSAGKKRDEVISALEHKLAELKKQGKELAESAKK; translated from the coding sequence ATGTCAGATCGTTTAGGTAGTACATTAGCAGCTTTAGTAGCTGGAGCAGCAATAGGAGTAGGTATTGGAATACTGTTCGCTCCTGATGAAGGAAAGAAAACGAGAAAAAAAATCAGAAGATCGTTTGATGAGTCGAAAGATGAGCTTTCCCACAAAATTGATGATTTAAAAAAACAAGTGCGCAGTGTTGTCGATCGCAAATCAAATAGCATCGAAGATGGTATTGAGGATTTCATCAATTCAGCTGGCAAAAAAAGAGATGAGGTAATTTCTGCTTTAGAGCATAAATTAGCTGAGCTTAAAAAGCAAGGAAAAGAATTGGCAGAAAGCGCAAAAAAATAA
- a CDS encoding LysE family translocator, translating into MIDDLITGVTLGFFLSFMIGPVFFILIETSITRGIRAALAFDMGVILADALFFTIAFFSSFRLINSIKDDPALFIFGGLLMLTYGIISFVKLKKVQVHTIQIAPPNLKREYLNLFVKGFLLNFINVGVLGFWLAIIITLGPQMDMDTERMFIFFLFAISAYFITDIFKILLAKQLRKKLTAENILKVKKISSILLIIFGFVIMIKAFIPTSAKELNLPLPKLERK; encoded by the coding sequence ATGATCGATGATTTAATTACAGGTGTTACCTTAGGTTTCTTCCTAAGTTTCATGATTGGGCCTGTTTTTTTTATTCTTATTGAAACAAGTATAACAAGGGGAATTCGAGCAGCTCTTGCTTTTGACATGGGCGTAATTCTCGCCGATGCTTTGTTCTTCACCATCGCTTTTTTTAGTAGTTTTCGCTTAATCAACTCCATCAAAGATGATCCTGCTTTATTTATTTTTGGCGGATTATTGATGTTGACCTATGGGATTATTTCCTTTGTTAAGCTCAAGAAAGTGCAAGTACACACCATTCAAATTGCACCACCTAACCTAAAAAGAGAATACCTCAACTTATTTGTCAAAGGGTTCTTGTTGAACTTTATCAACGTAGGGGTTTTAGGCTTTTGGCTGGCGATTATCATCACGTTAGGCCCTCAGATGGATATGGATACTGAACGCATGTTTATCTTCTTTTTATTCGCTATTAGTGCCTATTTTATTACGGATATATTCAAAATATTATTGGCAAAGCAATTGAGAAAGAAACTAACCGCTGAAAACATCCTCAAAGTGAAGAAAATCAGCAGTATTCTACTGATCATCTTTGGTTTTGTTATCATGATTAAAGCCTTTATTCCGACATCTGCTAAAGAATTAAATCTACCACTCCCAAAATTAGAACGAAAATAA